From a region of the Tamandua tetradactyla isolate mTamTet1 chromosome 10, mTamTet1.pri, whole genome shotgun sequence genome:
- the AP2M1 gene encoding AP-2 complex subunit mu, translated as MIGGLFIYNHKGEVLISRVYRDDIGRNAVDAFRVNVIHARQQVRSPVTNIARTSFFHVKRSNIWLAAVTKQNVNAAMVFEFLYKMCDVMAAYFGKISEENIKNNFVLIYELLDEILDFGYPQNSETGALKTFITQQGIKSQTKEEQSQITSQVTGQIGWRREGIKYRRNELFLDVLESVNLLMSPQGQVLSAHVSGRVVMKSYLSGMPECKFGMNDKIVIEKQGKGTADETSKSGKQSIAIDDCTFHQCVRLSKFDSERSISFIPPDGEFELMRYRTTKDIILPFRVIPLVREVGRTKLEVKVVIKSNFKPSLLAQKIEVRIPTPLNTSGVQVICMKGKAKYKASENAIVWKIKRMAGMKESQISAEIELLPTNDKKKWARPPISMNFEVPFAPSGLKVRYLKVFEPKLNYSDHDVIKWVRYIGRSGIYETRC; from the exons ATGATTGGAGGGTTATTCATCTATAATCACAAGGGGGAGGTGCTCATCTCCCGGGTCTACCGAGATGACATCGG GAGGAATGCAGTGGATGCCTTTCGGGTCAATGTTATCCATGCCCGGCAGCAGGTGCGCAGCCCAGTCACCAACATCGCTCGTACCAGCTTTTTCCATGTTAAGCGGTCCAACATCTGGCTGGCAGCTGTCACCAAGCAGAATGTCAATGCTGCCATGGTCTTTGAATTCCTCTACAAGATGTGTGACGTAATGGCTGCCTACTTTGGCAAGATCAGTGAGGAGAACATCAAGAACAATTTTGTGCTTATATATGAGCTGCTGGATG AAATCCTAGACTTTGGCTATCCACAGAACTCTGAGACGGGGGCACTAAAAACCTTCATCACTCAGCAGGGCATTAAGAGCCAG ACAAAAGAAGAGCAGTCCCAGATCACCAGCCAGGTGACAGGGCAGATCGGTTGGCGACGGGAGGGCATCAAATATCGCCGGAATGAGCTCTTCCTAGATGTGCTGGAGAGTGTGAACCTTCTCATGTCCCCACAGG GGCAGGTGCTGAGTGCGCACGTATCAGGCCGGGTGGTGATGAAGAGCTACCTGAGTGGCATGCCCGAGTGCAAATTTGGGATGAATGACAAGATTGTCATTGAGAAACAGGGCAAGGGCACAGCTGATGAAACAAGCAAGAG TGGGAAGCAATCAATTGCCATCGATGACTGCACCTTCCACCAGTGTGTGCGGCTCAGCAAGTTTGATTCTGAACGTAGCATCAGCTTCATCCCACCAGATGGAGAGTTTGAGCTCATGAG GTATCGCACCACCAAGGACATCATCCTTCCTTTCCGGGTGATCCCACTCGTGCGAGAAGTGGGTCGCACAAAACTAGAGGTTAAGGTGGTTATAAAGTCCAACTTCAAGCCCTCACTACTGGCCCAGAAGATTGAG GTGAGAATCCCAACCCCACTGAACACAAGTGGAGTGCAGGTGATCTGCATGAAGGGCAAGGCCAAGTACAAAGCCAGCGAGAATGCCATTGTGTGGAA GATCAAGCGCATGGCAGGCATGAAGGAGTCACAGATCAGCGCAGAGATTGAGCTGCTGCCCACCAACGACAAGAAGAAATGGGCTCGACCCCCCATTTCCATGAACTTTGAG GTGCCATTTGCGCCCTCTGGCCTCAAAGTGCGCTACTTGAAGGTGTTTGAACCGAAGCTGAACTACAGCGACCATGATGTCATCAAATGGGTGCGCTACATTGGCCGCAGCGGCATTTATGAGACCCGTTGCTAG